Proteins from a genomic interval of Zingiber officinale cultivar Zhangliang chromosome 1B, Zo_v1.1, whole genome shotgun sequence:
- the LOC121982251 gene encoding beta-glucosidase 31-like has translation MERRCIRWRPPALIWVLLIVLVAVAAPAIAISRDDFPSGFIFGAGSSAYQVEGAAAEGGRSPCIWDTFAHEGRTEDKRTGDIAADQYHKYKEDVKLMHDMGLDAYRFSISWSRVIPNGRGPVNPEGVQYYNNLINELKKYGIEPHVTLLHFDLPQSLEDEYSGLLSPKIVEDFTAYADVCFREFGDRVKYWITVNEPNIEPILGHDLGIFPPNHCSSSLASSLGLNCSKGNSSVEPYVAGHNLLLSHASAVSLYRKKYQPNQGGYIGITLLGIWFEPATRLPDDIAAVNRALDFLIGWFANPIVYGRYPSVMQKLVGSRLPSFKSEESTMLRGSFDFIGLNHYSLAFLRAATDNPDDDFRDWYTDMSVSFAFPQTKVTKVFVSEDPPITPSTPWAMQRLLDYMRNKYGNPPVFIHENGYPEYNIDPATCGHEYYDEHRANYIKDYIESMLLPIRNGSNVNGYFVWSFMDSFEVVTGYRSRYGLIGVDYSVENRTRYRRYSADWYSKFLKPNGGFTVRYGDVNVE, from the exons ATGGAGAGGAGGTGCATCAGGTGGCGTCCTCCGGCGTTGATTTGGGTGCTATTAATAGTTCTAGTAGCAGTAGCCGCTCCGGCGATCGCCATCAGCAGAGATGATTTCCCCTCCGGCTTTATTTTCGGCGCAGGCAGCTCCGCGTACCAG GTGGAAGGGGCTGCTGCAGAGGGAGGAAGAAGTCCCTGCATCTGGGACACCTTTGCACACGAAG GGAGAACAGAGGACAAAAGAACTGGAGACATAGCAGCTGATCAGTATCACAAGTACAAG GAAGATGTGAAGTTGATGCATGACATGGGCCTGGATGCCTACAGATTCTCTATCTCCTGGAGCAGAGTCATTCCTA ATGGTAGAGGCCCAGTTAATCCAGAAGGGGTGCAGTATTATAATAACTTGATCAATGAACTCAAGAAATATG GAATTGAACCTCATGTCACTCTTCTTCACTTTGACCTCCCCCAATCTTTGGAAGATGAATATTCAGGACTCTTGAGCCCAAAGATTGT AGAGGACTTCACTGCTTATGCTGATGTGTGCTTTAGAGAGTTTGGCGATAGAGTAAAATACTGGATAACTGTCAATGAGCCCAACATCGAACCCATCCTTGGCCATGATCTGGGAATATTTCCACCAAATCACTGCTCTTCCTCCTTGGCCTCTTCCCTTGGCCTCAATTGCAGCAAAGGGAATTCATCTGTTGAACCATATGTAGCTGGTCATAACCTTTTGCTTTCCCATGCATCAGCAGTCTCCCTATACAGAAAGAAATATCAG CCAAATCAAGGGGGCTATATTGGAATTACCTTACTAGGGATCTGGTTTGAGCCAGCTACAAGATTACCAGATGATATAGCAGCAGTTAATAGAGCACTCGATTTTCTAATAGGCTG GTTTGCCAATCCTATAGTGTATGGAAGGTACCCTTCCGTGATGCAAAAGCTTGTAGGATCCCGCTTACCATCCTTCAAATCAGAAGAGTCAACCATGCTAAGAGGATCTTTTGATTTCATTGGACTTAATCACTATTCATTGGCTTTTCTGCGAGCAGCAACTGATAACCCAGATGACGATTTCCGAGATTGGTACACTGACATGTCAGTCAGTTTCGCAT TTCCACAAACAAAAGTTACAAAG GTTTTTGTTTCAGAAGATCCTCCCATAACGCCTTCCACACCGTGGGCTATGCAAAGATTGCTCGACTACATGAGAAACAAATACGGAAATCCACCAGTCTTTATCCATGAAAATG GATATCCAGAGTACAACATAGATCCAGCAACTTGTGGACACGAGTACTATGATGAGCACAGAGCAAATTACATTAAAGATTACATAGAAAGCATGCTTCTACCAATAAG GAATGGTTCCAATGTCAATGGCTACTTTGTTTGGTCCTTCATGGATAGCTTTGAGGTTGTTACTGGCTACAGAAGTCGCTATGGTCTCATTGGAGTTGACTATAGTGTAGAAAACAGAACAAGGTATCGTAGATATTCTGCAGATTGgtattccaaatttcttaaacctaATGGAGGATTTACAGTAAGATATGGAGAtgttaatgttgagtag